A single Zootoca vivipara chromosome 1, rZooViv1.1, whole genome shotgun sequence DNA region contains:
- the TOGARAM1 gene encoding TOG array regulator of axonemal microtubules protein 1 isoform X2, whose protein sequence is MAREEPEGGGAEAERPGREAPGGGGDCSSSCRSSPSPPPPAEGLRFGLVPAELHARLLDQRDYRGRVGAMGQLKRVLGEAPAASLACLPAPSLLGLLSLLRALLDDSNFKVALGALEALRLLAARLGPAAGSRARLEPLVSAAAKVLGDAKLAVRQEYRQLFLALMRAAGPQPVLDLLLRPEHLRHRNARVREVVLAISVAALLTFPSEDFELPALAAALAPALADAKRRVRHAALEAFAVLASALGPSRAGTLLEAVDAVELRGDGEGVLGAVQARLARKTLPRLTENWFVEYAVPLPDSPHAGGRAAPWPRGADTDWLLEGNRIQSAHSGSAGDSALAPFAEQGGGCPRRVLSAGKGKLPWESDRPPAGRGCCFAKASDAATLSPSNDFLQSPKLRPSQGVVASHQPHIPGKCGLLGFSHTRGKSGSVDSDLQFLGLSNPWQDKVCASLSFPSKPQRTFCSPPEHAPPLLGSHPSQAAFILPSYPFSSPRHSPKHTSPPADSLKKPQDFSNSWPLKSFEGLPKPSHQKKFSSPMAGEDAEAKPQDTPPIQLKPAFVRSPASRRGLSGTKPVPPIPRGLSPLPDRVETNVVGHKNGEPEDIWLNERDRKLAIDLSELNVNEKELDEEEMQSSLRSLRNSAAKKRAKLNGSTSDLESPDSVLKLDLTSESPSCLSSPSTSSYSESGVYSQESVTSPLSTAPQGMRTMSDIFPLLGGNSQPMKLSPTRNRGPVTVEQSSSTGIMFHEKAASSVSISGQRLSYGNGSGDYEEDRQKVASPAILKGQSKEHQRHCKSTKGFTGPTSSLQQLTSLDFISPSALSEDSVVIVGKGVFGSPPSAPLSYGQSLIFSMENGDAPSFKQSMEPLSGIYGRAVQQQNPALYFDVENERDMKVALSKSAREKMRQKKREEKEYQEVRDLERKEPHTWELLKHNESEKKTTETSKPRNAAFSPLLKRMSSVKRAQPSVLLESGEVSLGPRMQLKDRVLSVTHSPEIMEPSELRPFPKPELALSEALHYLAEDDWEKKIEGLNWIRCLSAYHPDVLTAKLHETSLSVVQEVKNLRSVVSRAAVVCLGDLFNFLKKSMDQELDNTVKVLLHKAGELNTFIREDVDKALKAMVNNVTPARALSSLINGGQSHLNTAVRRCAAQHLSDVVEHMGPGRVLSGIKDVTDKLLSAVAKFVQDGSQETRYYGRKMLFTLMTHADFDKMLEKYVLPKDLPYVKETVNSLRQKGLGEMPIVTPSAKGGRRGHTSNMDNSRSASVSREALNAGDREIREVREMPRKLAPRNALESAEYVKVITTLLNAKDFRDRINGIKQLLADTENNQDLVVANIVKIFDAFKSRLHDSNSKVNQVALETMHRLIPLLKEKLSPIINMLIPALVDNNLNSKNPGIYAAATNVIQALCQHLDNYLLLQPFCTKAQFLNGKAKQDITEKLAELVVELYPRKPHAVEQKVLVVLWHLLGNMTNSGSLPGAGGNIRTATAKLSKALFAQMGQNLLVQASSQSPHIKRTLEEFLDQAT, encoded by the exons ATGGCCAGAGAGGAGCCCGAGGGCGGCGGCGCTGAGGCGGAGAGGCCTGGCCGTGAGGcgccgggcggcggcggcgactgCTCTTCTTCCTGCCGCTCTtccccttcgccgccgcctcccgccgaGGGCCTCCGCTTCGGCCTGGTCCCCGCGGAGCTCCACGCGCGGCTGCTGGACCAGCGGGACTACCGGGGCCGCGTGGGGGCGATGGGGCAGCTGAAGCGGGTGCTGGGCGAGGCGCCGGCCGCGTCCCTGGCCTGCCTGCCGGCGCCGAGCCTGCTGGGCCTGCTGAGCCTCCTGCGGGCGCTGCTGGACGACTCCAACTTCAAGGTGGCCCTGGGCGCCCTGGAGGCGCTGCGCCTGCTGGCCGCCCGCCTGGGCCCCGCCGCCGGCTCCCGCGCCCGCCTGGAGCcgctggtgtcggcggcggccaagGTGCTGGGCGACGCCAAGCTGGCCGTGCGCCAGGAGTACCGGCAGCTCTTCCTGGCGCTGATGCGCGCGGCGGGGCCGCAGCCCGTGCTGGACCTGCTGCTGCGCCCCGAGCACCTGCGCCACCGCAACGCGCGCGTCCGCGAGGTGGTGCTGGCCATCTCGGTGGCGGCGCTGCTCACCTTCCCCTCCGAGGACTTCGAGCTGCCGGCCCTGGCCGCCGCGCTGGCCCCCGCGCTGGCCGACGCCAAGCGCCGCGTGCGCCACGCCGCCCTGGAGGCCTTCGCCGTGCTCGCCTCGGCGCTGGGCCCGTCGCGCGCGGGGACCCTCCTGGAGGCCGTGGACGCCGTGGAGCTGCGCGGCGACGGCGAGGGCGTGCTGGGCGCCGTGCAGGCGCGGCTCGCCAGGAAGACGCTGCCCCGGCTCACCGAGAACTGGTTCGTCGAGTACGCCGTGCCGCTGCCCGACTCGCCCCACGCCGGCGGGCGGGCCGCCCCCTGGCCCCGCGGCGCCGACACGGACTGGCTGCTCGAGGGCAACCGCATCCAGAGCGCGCACAGCGGATCGGCCGGAgacagcgccctggcacccttcGCCGAGCAGGGCGGCGGCTGCCCCAGGAGGGTCCTCAGCGCCGGGAAGGGGAAACTGCCCTGGGAGAGCGACAGGCCCCCCGCTGGACGCGGATGCTGCTTCGCCAAGGCCAGCGACGCTGCCACG CTCTCGCCATCAAACGATTTCCTGCAGTCTCCAAAATTGAGGCCTTCGCAAG GTGTGGTGGCCTCTCATCAGCCTCATATTCCAGGGAAATGCGGGCTGCTTGGTTTCTCCCACACTCGCGGGAAGAGCGGCAGTGTGGATTCTGATCTGCAGTTTCTAGGACTGAGCAATCCCTGGCAAGATAAAG TGTGTgccagcctcagtttccccagcAAGCCTCAGCGGACCTTCTGCAGCCCACCTGAGCATGCACCGCCTCTCCTGGGCTCCCACCCCAGCCAAGCAGCTTTCATCCTTCCGTCCTATCCATTCTCATCACCCAGGCACAGTCCAAAGCACACCTCCCCTCCTGCGGACTCGCTCAAGAAGCCACAAGACTTCTCTAATTCCTGGCCTCTGAAGAGTTTCGAAGGGCTTCCAAAACCTAGTCATCAGAAGAAGTTTTCCAGCCCGATGGCAGGAGAGGACGCAG AGGCAAAGCCACAGGATACGCCTCCCATTCAGCTGAAACCTGCCTTTGTGAGATCGCCAGCTTCGCGGAGAGGCCTGAGTGGAACAAAACCAGTGCCTCCCATCCCCAGGGGCCTTAGTCCCTTACCTGACAGAGTGGAAACCAACGTAGTGGGACACAAGAACGGGGAGCCAGAAGACATCTGGCTGAATGAGAGGGACAGGAAGCTGGCCATTGATCTTTCAGAGTTGAATGTCAATGAAAAggagctggatgaggaagag ATGCAGAGTTCTCTCCGCTCCTTACGTAACAGTGCTGCCAAAAAGAGGGCAAAGCTAAATGGCAGCACTTCCGATCTCGAAAGCCCAGACTCTGTCCTGAAACTCGACCTGACCTCAGAGTCTCCTTCTTGCTTGTCGTCCCCAAGCACCAGCTCCTACAGCGAAAGTGGAGTGTATAGCCAGGAGTCCGTGACGTCCCCGCTTTCGACAGCCCCTCAGGGAATGAGAACAAT GTCGGACATATTCCCTCTCCTTGGAGGTAACTCCCAGCCAATGAAGCTCTCACCAACACGGAATCGAGGTCCTGTAACTGTGGAGCAGAGTTCCAGCACAG GGATAATGTTCCATGAAAAAGCAGCTTCCAGCGTGAGCATCAGCGGCCAGCGCCTGAGCTACGGGAACGGATCAGGAGATTATGAAGAGGACAGACAGAAAGTGGCATCGCCTGCCATCCTTAAAGGGCAGAGTAAAGAGCACCAAAGGCACTGTAAATCCACCAAAG GGTTTACAGGGCCCACTTCGAGTTTACAGCAGCTAACTAGCTTAGACTTCATTTCACCGAGTGCCTTGTCAGAAGACTCTGTAGTCATTGTTGGAAAAG GAGTGTTTGGAAGCCCGCCTTCAGCTCCACTAAGTTATGGTCAGTCCCTGATATTCTCCATGGAGAATGGAGATGCACCTTCGTTCAAGCAAAGCATGGAGCCGCTTTCCGGGATCTACGGGAGAGCCGTCCAACAGCAGAACCCTGCACTTTATTTTGATGTAGAAAACGAAAGAGAT ATGAAAGTTGCCTTATCCAAATCTGCCCGGGAGAAGATGAGacagaagaagagagaagaaaaagaatatcAGGAAGTTAGAGATCTTGAAAGAAAAGAACCGCACACTTGGGAACTGCTTAAGCACAATGAATCGGAGAAGAAGACAACCGAAACCAGTAagccaa GAAATGCTGCTTTCAGTCCTCTGTTGAAGAGAATGTCAAGTGTAAAAAGGGCACAGCCTTCGGTCTTGCTAGAATCAG GTGAAGTCTCTCTGGGTCCACGAATGCAGTTGAAAGATCGGGTGCTGTCTGTCACGCACAGTCCAGAGATAATGGAACCATCCGAACTGAGACCCTTCCCTAAACCTGAACTTGCTCTTTCAGAAGCCCTGCATTATCTTGCTGAAGATGACTG GGAGAAGAAGATTGAAGGCCTGAACTGGATTAGGTGCCTCTCTGCCTACCACCCTGATGTGTTGACGGCAAAGCTGCACGAAACCAGCCTGTCTGTTGTTCAGGAG GTGAAGAATTTGCGTTCCGTTGTTTCCCGAGCTGCCGTGGTTTGCTTAGGGGACTTGTTCAACTTCCTGAAAAAGAGCATGGATCAAGAACTGGATAACACGGTGAAAGTCCTCCTGCACAAGGCTGGGGAATTGAACACCTTCATTAGGGAGGATGTTGACAAAGCCTTGAAGGCCATGGTGAACAATGTGACACCAGCACGGGCGCTCTCGTCTCTGATCAACGGAGGCCAAAG CCACTTGAACACAGCAGTGAGAAGATGTGCGGCCCAGCACTTGTCAGATGTGGTGGAGCACATGGGGCCGGGCCGAGTGTTGTCGGGCATTAAGGATGTGACCGACAAGCTTCTGTCTGCAGTAGCCAAATTTGTCCAAGACGGATCACAAGAAACAAG GTACTATGGGCGGAAGATGCTCTTCACTTTGATGACACATGCAGACTTTGACAAGATGCTTGAAAAGTATGTGCTGCCAAAGGACTTGCCTTACGTGAAAGAGACTGTCAACAGCCTGCGACAGAAG GGTCTGGGGGAGATGCCGATAGTCACACCCTCAGCCAAGGGCGGAAGAAGGGGTCACACCAGCAACATGGACAATTCGAGATCAGCCTCTGTGTCGCGAGAAGCACTCAATGCTGGTGACAG AGAGATTAGAGAAGTACGCGAAATGCCCCGGAAACTAGCTCCCCGTAACGCCTTGGAAAGTGCGGAATATGTGAAGGTCATAACGACCCTACTGAATGCAAAAGATTTCCGGGATCGAATTAATGGAATCAAGCAGCTGTTGGCAGACACAGAAAATAACCAGGACCTTGTTGTTGCAAACATTGTGAAG ATCTTTGATGCCTTCAAGTCCCGCCTGCACGACTCCAACAGCAAAGTCAACCAGGTGGCCCTAGAGACAATGCACCGCCTGATTCCTCTGCTGAAAGAGAAGCTGTCCCCCATCATCAATATGCTGATACCTGCCTTGGTGGACAACAACCTGAATTCCAAGAATCCAGGCATCTACGCTGCTGCCACAAACGTTATCCAAGCTCTTTGTCAACACttag ACAACTACCTGCTGCTTCAGCCGTTCTGCACAAAGGCCCAGTTTCTGAATGGGAAAGCCAAGCAAGACATCACGGAGAAGCTTGCAG AGCTGGTGGTGGAGCTGTATCCTCGCAAGCCTCACGCTGTGGAGCAGAAGGTCTTGGTGGTCCTGTGGCACCTGCTGGGCAACATGACAAACAGCGGCTCCTTGCCCGGAGCTGGCGGGAATATTCGGACAGCCACTGCTAAATTGTCAAAAGCGCTTTTTGCACAAATGGGTCAGAACCTGCTGGTCCAAGCTTCATCCCAGTCCCCCCACATCAAAAGAACTCTGGAAGAATTCCTTGACCAAGCTACCTGA
- the TOGARAM1 gene encoding TOG array regulator of axonemal microtubules protein 1 isoform X1, whose amino-acid sequence MAREEPEGGGAEAERPGREAPGGGGDCSSSCRSSPSPPPPAEGLRFGLVPAELHARLLDQRDYRGRVGAMGQLKRVLGEAPAASLACLPAPSLLGLLSLLRALLDDSNFKVALGALEALRLLAARLGPAAGSRARLEPLVSAAAKVLGDAKLAVRQEYRQLFLALMRAAGPQPVLDLLLRPEHLRHRNARVREVVLAISVAALLTFPSEDFELPALAAALAPALADAKRRVRHAALEAFAVLASALGPSRAGTLLEAVDAVELRGDGEGVLGAVQARLARKTLPRLTENWFVEYAVPLPDSPHAGGRAAPWPRGADTDWLLEGNRIQSAHSGSAGDSALAPFAEQGGGCPRRVLSAGKGKLPWESDRPPAGRGCCFAKASDAATLSPSNDFLQSPKLRPSQGVVASHQPHIPGKCGLLGFSHTRGKSGSVDSDLQFLGLSNPWQDKVCASLSFPSKPQRTFCSPPEHAPPLLGSHPSQAAFILPSYPFSSPRHSPKHTSPPADSLKKPQDFSNSWPLKSFEGLPKPSHQKKFSSPMAGEDAEAKPQDTPPIQLKPAFVRSPASRRGLSGTKPVPPIPRGLSPLPDRVETNVVGHKNGEPEDIWLNERDRKLAIDLSELNVNEKELDEEEMQSSLRSLRNSAAKKRAKLNGSTSDLESPDSVLKLDLTSESPSCLSSPSTSSYSESGVYSQESVTSPLSTAPQGMRTMSDIFPLLGGNSQPMKLSPTRNRGPVTVEQSSSTGIMFHEKAASSVSISGQRLSYGNGSGDYEEDRQKVASPAILKGQSKEHQRHCKSTKGFTGPTSSLQQLTSLDFISPSALSEDSVVIVGKGVFGSPPSAPLSYGQSLIFSMENGDAPSFKQSMEPLSGIYGRAVQQQNPALYFDVENERDMKVALSKSAREKMRQKKREEKEYQEVRDLERKEPHTWELLKHNESEKKTTETSKPRNAAFSPLLKRMSSVKRAQPSVLLESGEVSLGPRMQLKDRVLSVTHSPEIMEPSELRPFPKPELALSEALHYLAEDDWEKKIEGLNWIRCLSAYHPDVLTAKLHETSLSVVQEVKNLRSVVSRAAVVCLGDLFNFLKKSMDQELDNTVKVLLHKAGELNTFIREDVDKALKAMVNNVTPARALSSLINGGQSHLNTAVRRCAAQHLSDVVEHMGPGRVLSGIKDVTDKLLSAVAKFVQDGSQETRYYGRKMLFTLMTHADFDKMLEKYVLPKDLPYVKETVNSLRQKGLGEMPIVTPSAKGGRRGHTSNMDNSRSASVSREALNAGDSREIREVREMPRKLAPRNALESAEYVKVITTLLNAKDFRDRINGIKQLLADTENNQDLVVANIVKIFDAFKSRLHDSNSKVNQVALETMHRLIPLLKEKLSPIINMLIPALVDNNLNSKNPGIYAAATNVIQALCQHLDNYLLLQPFCTKAQFLNGKAKQDITEKLAELVVELYPRKPHAVEQKVLVVLWHLLGNMTNSGSLPGAGGNIRTATAKLSKALFAQMGQNLLVQASSQSPHIKRTLEEFLDQAT is encoded by the exons ATGGCCAGAGAGGAGCCCGAGGGCGGCGGCGCTGAGGCGGAGAGGCCTGGCCGTGAGGcgccgggcggcggcggcgactgCTCTTCTTCCTGCCGCTCTtccccttcgccgccgcctcccgccgaGGGCCTCCGCTTCGGCCTGGTCCCCGCGGAGCTCCACGCGCGGCTGCTGGACCAGCGGGACTACCGGGGCCGCGTGGGGGCGATGGGGCAGCTGAAGCGGGTGCTGGGCGAGGCGCCGGCCGCGTCCCTGGCCTGCCTGCCGGCGCCGAGCCTGCTGGGCCTGCTGAGCCTCCTGCGGGCGCTGCTGGACGACTCCAACTTCAAGGTGGCCCTGGGCGCCCTGGAGGCGCTGCGCCTGCTGGCCGCCCGCCTGGGCCCCGCCGCCGGCTCCCGCGCCCGCCTGGAGCcgctggtgtcggcggcggccaagGTGCTGGGCGACGCCAAGCTGGCCGTGCGCCAGGAGTACCGGCAGCTCTTCCTGGCGCTGATGCGCGCGGCGGGGCCGCAGCCCGTGCTGGACCTGCTGCTGCGCCCCGAGCACCTGCGCCACCGCAACGCGCGCGTCCGCGAGGTGGTGCTGGCCATCTCGGTGGCGGCGCTGCTCACCTTCCCCTCCGAGGACTTCGAGCTGCCGGCCCTGGCCGCCGCGCTGGCCCCCGCGCTGGCCGACGCCAAGCGCCGCGTGCGCCACGCCGCCCTGGAGGCCTTCGCCGTGCTCGCCTCGGCGCTGGGCCCGTCGCGCGCGGGGACCCTCCTGGAGGCCGTGGACGCCGTGGAGCTGCGCGGCGACGGCGAGGGCGTGCTGGGCGCCGTGCAGGCGCGGCTCGCCAGGAAGACGCTGCCCCGGCTCACCGAGAACTGGTTCGTCGAGTACGCCGTGCCGCTGCCCGACTCGCCCCACGCCGGCGGGCGGGCCGCCCCCTGGCCCCGCGGCGCCGACACGGACTGGCTGCTCGAGGGCAACCGCATCCAGAGCGCGCACAGCGGATCGGCCGGAgacagcgccctggcacccttcGCCGAGCAGGGCGGCGGCTGCCCCAGGAGGGTCCTCAGCGCCGGGAAGGGGAAACTGCCCTGGGAGAGCGACAGGCCCCCCGCTGGACGCGGATGCTGCTTCGCCAAGGCCAGCGACGCTGCCACG CTCTCGCCATCAAACGATTTCCTGCAGTCTCCAAAATTGAGGCCTTCGCAAG GTGTGGTGGCCTCTCATCAGCCTCATATTCCAGGGAAATGCGGGCTGCTTGGTTTCTCCCACACTCGCGGGAAGAGCGGCAGTGTGGATTCTGATCTGCAGTTTCTAGGACTGAGCAATCCCTGGCAAGATAAAG TGTGTgccagcctcagtttccccagcAAGCCTCAGCGGACCTTCTGCAGCCCACCTGAGCATGCACCGCCTCTCCTGGGCTCCCACCCCAGCCAAGCAGCTTTCATCCTTCCGTCCTATCCATTCTCATCACCCAGGCACAGTCCAAAGCACACCTCCCCTCCTGCGGACTCGCTCAAGAAGCCACAAGACTTCTCTAATTCCTGGCCTCTGAAGAGTTTCGAAGGGCTTCCAAAACCTAGTCATCAGAAGAAGTTTTCCAGCCCGATGGCAGGAGAGGACGCAG AGGCAAAGCCACAGGATACGCCTCCCATTCAGCTGAAACCTGCCTTTGTGAGATCGCCAGCTTCGCGGAGAGGCCTGAGTGGAACAAAACCAGTGCCTCCCATCCCCAGGGGCCTTAGTCCCTTACCTGACAGAGTGGAAACCAACGTAGTGGGACACAAGAACGGGGAGCCAGAAGACATCTGGCTGAATGAGAGGGACAGGAAGCTGGCCATTGATCTTTCAGAGTTGAATGTCAATGAAAAggagctggatgaggaagag ATGCAGAGTTCTCTCCGCTCCTTACGTAACAGTGCTGCCAAAAAGAGGGCAAAGCTAAATGGCAGCACTTCCGATCTCGAAAGCCCAGACTCTGTCCTGAAACTCGACCTGACCTCAGAGTCTCCTTCTTGCTTGTCGTCCCCAAGCACCAGCTCCTACAGCGAAAGTGGAGTGTATAGCCAGGAGTCCGTGACGTCCCCGCTTTCGACAGCCCCTCAGGGAATGAGAACAAT GTCGGACATATTCCCTCTCCTTGGAGGTAACTCCCAGCCAATGAAGCTCTCACCAACACGGAATCGAGGTCCTGTAACTGTGGAGCAGAGTTCCAGCACAG GGATAATGTTCCATGAAAAAGCAGCTTCCAGCGTGAGCATCAGCGGCCAGCGCCTGAGCTACGGGAACGGATCAGGAGATTATGAAGAGGACAGACAGAAAGTGGCATCGCCTGCCATCCTTAAAGGGCAGAGTAAAGAGCACCAAAGGCACTGTAAATCCACCAAAG GGTTTACAGGGCCCACTTCGAGTTTACAGCAGCTAACTAGCTTAGACTTCATTTCACCGAGTGCCTTGTCAGAAGACTCTGTAGTCATTGTTGGAAAAG GAGTGTTTGGAAGCCCGCCTTCAGCTCCACTAAGTTATGGTCAGTCCCTGATATTCTCCATGGAGAATGGAGATGCACCTTCGTTCAAGCAAAGCATGGAGCCGCTTTCCGGGATCTACGGGAGAGCCGTCCAACAGCAGAACCCTGCACTTTATTTTGATGTAGAAAACGAAAGAGAT ATGAAAGTTGCCTTATCCAAATCTGCCCGGGAGAAGATGAGacagaagaagagagaagaaaaagaatatcAGGAAGTTAGAGATCTTGAAAGAAAAGAACCGCACACTTGGGAACTGCTTAAGCACAATGAATCGGAGAAGAAGACAACCGAAACCAGTAagccaa GAAATGCTGCTTTCAGTCCTCTGTTGAAGAGAATGTCAAGTGTAAAAAGGGCACAGCCTTCGGTCTTGCTAGAATCAG GTGAAGTCTCTCTGGGTCCACGAATGCAGTTGAAAGATCGGGTGCTGTCTGTCACGCACAGTCCAGAGATAATGGAACCATCCGAACTGAGACCCTTCCCTAAACCTGAACTTGCTCTTTCAGAAGCCCTGCATTATCTTGCTGAAGATGACTG GGAGAAGAAGATTGAAGGCCTGAACTGGATTAGGTGCCTCTCTGCCTACCACCCTGATGTGTTGACGGCAAAGCTGCACGAAACCAGCCTGTCTGTTGTTCAGGAG GTGAAGAATTTGCGTTCCGTTGTTTCCCGAGCTGCCGTGGTTTGCTTAGGGGACTTGTTCAACTTCCTGAAAAAGAGCATGGATCAAGAACTGGATAACACGGTGAAAGTCCTCCTGCACAAGGCTGGGGAATTGAACACCTTCATTAGGGAGGATGTTGACAAAGCCTTGAAGGCCATGGTGAACAATGTGACACCAGCACGGGCGCTCTCGTCTCTGATCAACGGAGGCCAAAG CCACTTGAACACAGCAGTGAGAAGATGTGCGGCCCAGCACTTGTCAGATGTGGTGGAGCACATGGGGCCGGGCCGAGTGTTGTCGGGCATTAAGGATGTGACCGACAAGCTTCTGTCTGCAGTAGCCAAATTTGTCCAAGACGGATCACAAGAAACAAG GTACTATGGGCGGAAGATGCTCTTCACTTTGATGACACATGCAGACTTTGACAAGATGCTTGAAAAGTATGTGCTGCCAAAGGACTTGCCTTACGTGAAAGAGACTGTCAACAGCCTGCGACAGAAG GGTCTGGGGGAGATGCCGATAGTCACACCCTCAGCCAAGGGCGGAAGAAGGGGTCACACCAGCAACATGGACAATTCGAGATCAGCCTCTGTGTCGCGAGAAGCACTCAATGCTGGTGACAG CAGAGAGATTAGAGAAGTACGCGAAATGCCCCGGAAACTAGCTCCCCGTAACGCCTTGGAAAGTGCGGAATATGTGAAGGTCATAACGACCCTACTGAATGCAAAAGATTTCCGGGATCGAATTAATGGAATCAAGCAGCTGTTGGCAGACACAGAAAATAACCAGGACCTTGTTGTTGCAAACATTGTGAAG ATCTTTGATGCCTTCAAGTCCCGCCTGCACGACTCCAACAGCAAAGTCAACCAGGTGGCCCTAGAGACAATGCACCGCCTGATTCCTCTGCTGAAAGAGAAGCTGTCCCCCATCATCAATATGCTGATACCTGCCTTGGTGGACAACAACCTGAATTCCAAGAATCCAGGCATCTACGCTGCTGCCACAAACGTTATCCAAGCTCTTTGTCAACACttag ACAACTACCTGCTGCTTCAGCCGTTCTGCACAAAGGCCCAGTTTCTGAATGGGAAAGCCAAGCAAGACATCACGGAGAAGCTTGCAG AGCTGGTGGTGGAGCTGTATCCTCGCAAGCCTCACGCTGTGGAGCAGAAGGTCTTGGTGGTCCTGTGGCACCTGCTGGGCAACATGACAAACAGCGGCTCCTTGCCCGGAGCTGGCGGGAATATTCGGACAGCCACTGCTAAATTGTCAAAAGCGCTTTTTGCACAAATGGGTCAGAACCTGCTGGTCCAAGCTTCATCCCAGTCCCCCCACATCAAAAGAACTCTGGAAGAATTCCTTGACCAAGCTACCTGA